One segment of Nocardioides sp. QY071 DNA contains the following:
- a CDS encoding sugar ABC transporter ATP-binding protein: MTLPSASTAARVRLTGISKRYPGTLALDAVDLDIRPGEIHALIGGNGSGKSTLIKVLCGVVPAEPGGSIVIGGSETGTETGTETWSADAARAAGVHVVHQDLGVFLDLTVAENLAIGEGFTKNRMRGVSWPDVLGRASTLIDRFTIDATPQTPVRSLNQANRTLVAIARAVQDGAHDRGLLILDEPTAALSLEESDVLLSTLERFAAAGQSILYVSHRLDEIMRVAHRVTALRDGRSAGTSDVAELDEASLVRLIVGSDLPRPAESTRAHLAGEPVLELHGVSVGPLEGIDLDVRPGEIVGVAGLVGSGRSTLLRAVFGTQPLRGGSMSLNGRPRRLSSCHQAIAAGIAYVPEDRAHDAAFHDLSVAANIAMPALQEYRSLVGMQDRALRSAALRLMDAFLVKARSSETPMATLSGGNQQKVVLARWLGREPRLLLLDEPTQGVDVGARAEIHAMIRRAADQGMAVLMVASDPEELALTVDRAVVLRGGRIATRLDHAEVTADRLITEIHSGRSASV, from the coding sequence ATGACGCTCCCGAGCGCGAGCACCGCGGCCCGGGTGCGGCTCACGGGCATCTCGAAGCGCTACCCCGGGACCCTCGCCCTCGACGCGGTCGACCTCGACATCCGGCCCGGCGAGATCCACGCACTGATCGGCGGGAACGGCTCGGGGAAGAGCACCCTGATCAAGGTGCTGTGCGGCGTCGTACCGGCCGAGCCCGGCGGGAGCATCGTCATCGGTGGCTCGGAGACCGGCACCGAGACCGGCACCGAGACGTGGTCGGCAGACGCCGCCCGAGCTGCCGGGGTGCACGTGGTCCATCAGGACCTCGGTGTCTTCCTCGACCTGACCGTCGCTGAGAACCTCGCCATCGGCGAGGGCTTCACGAAGAACCGGATGCGGGGGGTCTCCTGGCCAGACGTCCTCGGTCGTGCCTCTACGCTCATCGACCGCTTCACGATCGACGCGACCCCGCAGACGCCGGTGCGCAGTCTCAACCAGGCGAACCGGACCTTGGTCGCCATCGCGCGGGCGGTCCAGGACGGCGCCCACGACCGGGGGCTGCTGATCCTCGACGAGCCGACCGCCGCGCTGTCGCTCGAGGAGTCCGACGTCCTCCTCAGCACCCTGGAGAGGTTCGCCGCCGCCGGTCAGTCCATCCTCTACGTCAGCCACCGGCTCGACGAGATCATGCGGGTCGCCCACCGCGTCACGGCGCTGCGAGACGGTCGCTCGGCCGGCACCAGCGACGTGGCGGAGCTCGACGAGGCGTCACTGGTGCGTCTGATCGTCGGCTCGGACCTGCCCCGGCCGGCGGAGAGCACGCGCGCCCACCTCGCCGGTGAGCCCGTCCTCGAGCTGCACGGTGTGAGCGTGGGTCCTCTCGAGGGCATCGACCTCGACGTCCGGCCCGGCGAGATCGTCGGCGTGGCCGGGTTGGTGGGCTCGGGTCGCAGCACCCTGCTTCGTGCCGTCTTCGGCACACAGCCGCTCCGCGGCGGCTCGATGTCCCTGAACGGTCGTCCGCGGCGCCTCTCCTCGTGTCATCAGGCGATCGCCGCAGGCATCGCCTACGTCCCCGAGGACCGAGCGCACGACGCCGCCTTCCATGACCTCAGCGTCGCCGCCAACATCGCCATGCCCGCCCTTCAGGAGTACCGCTCCCTCGTGGGCATGCAGGACCGGGCACTTCGGTCGGCGGCACTTCGCCTGATGGACGCCTTCCTCGTGAAGGCGAGGTCGTCGGAGACCCCGATGGCCACGCTGTCGGGAGGCAACCAGCAGAAGGTCGTCCTGGCGCGATGGCTCGGAAGGGAGCCCCGGCTCCTCCTGCTGGACGAGCCGACCCAGGGAGTAGACGTCGGGGCCAGGGCCGAGATCCACGCCATGATCCGTCGAGCCGCTGACCAGGGCATGGCCGTCCTCATGGTCGCCTCCGACCCCGAGGAGCTCGCGCTGACAGTGGACCGAGCCGTCGTGCTCCGCGGCGGGCGGATCGCCACCCGGCTCGACCATGCCGAGGTCACCGCCGACCGGCTCATCACCGAGATCCACAGCGGACGGAGTGCATCCGTATGA
- a CDS encoding cyclase family protein, giving the protein MTSLQHRRLSKEQVDALAQEHRRWGRWGEDDELGAMNFIEPATVRHAACLVRLGQVISCAMPYDATGPQTGYLGRFNPMHFMTQDGGDVELGAQDHLPGLRFADDVISMPLQSGTHWDAFSHIFYDGKMYNGFGLEHVTSAGARKGALETMREQLTGRGVLLDFPRFKGVDWLQPGDAIHGDDLLACAAAQGVTLGRGDILLIRTGHLRMCRAEGWGDYAGGDAPGLSLDTADVIVDAEIAAIASDTWGVEVRPNETEAVMQPLHVVLLVSAGVIFGEMFDLEKLADACAEDGVYEFLLVAPPVPFTGAVGGPLNPIAIR; this is encoded by the coding sequence ATGACTTCACTCCAGCACCGCAGGTTGAGCAAGGAGCAGGTCGACGCGCTCGCCCAGGAGCACCGACGCTGGGGCCGGTGGGGCGAGGACGACGAGCTGGGCGCGATGAACTTCATCGAGCCGGCCACGGTCCGGCACGCCGCCTGCCTGGTCCGGCTGGGACAGGTGATCTCGTGCGCCATGCCGTACGACGCGACCGGTCCTCAGACCGGCTACCTGGGGCGCTTCAACCCCATGCACTTCATGACGCAGGACGGTGGGGACGTCGAGCTCGGCGCGCAGGACCACCTGCCCGGGCTCCGGTTCGCCGACGACGTGATCTCGATGCCGCTGCAGTCGGGAACCCATTGGGACGCGTTCAGTCACATCTTCTACGACGGCAAGATGTACAACGGCTTCGGACTCGAGCACGTCACCAGCGCCGGTGCGCGCAAGGGGGCGCTGGAGACCATGCGGGAGCAGCTCACGGGCCGCGGGGTGCTGTTGGACTTCCCGCGTTTCAAGGGCGTCGACTGGCTGCAGCCCGGCGACGCGATCCACGGCGACGACCTCCTCGCCTGCGCGGCAGCACAGGGCGTGACCCTGGGGCGCGGCGACATCCTCCTCATCCGCACCGGACACCTGCGGATGTGCCGGGCCGAGGGGTGGGGCGACTACGCCGGGGGTGACGCGCCCGGGCTGAGCCTGGACACCGCCGACGTCATCGTCGACGCCGAGATCGCCGCCATCGCGTCCGACACCTGGGGGGTCGAGGTGCGGCCGAACGAGACGGAGGCCGTCATGCAGCCCCTGCACGTCGTCCTCCTCGTCAGCGCTGGGGTCATCTTCGGCGAGATGTTCGACCTCGAGAAGCTCGCCGACGCCTGTGCTGAGGACGGTGTCTACGAGTTCCTCCTCGTCGCCCCACCCGTGCCGTTCACGGGAGCGGTCGGAGGACCGCTCAACCCCATCGCGATCCGATGA